The following nucleotide sequence is from Alkalihalobacillus sp. LMS39.
AATAGTTGGTATACTCCTAATGAATTGCTGTATAAAGTAAAAACATCAGAGAATGTGACATTAAAACTAACTGCATACAGATATTGGGGAGACTATGAAGTATTTACAAAGACGTACTCAATTGCAAAAAATAAAGTAACAGATATTATATATAAAAAGGATGCGAACGAAGATGAGTATTATTACTACAATCTACTTTTCACTGACCGTTTAGGGAATAAATACTTTTATTCTATTGAGGAATAACTTGTTGGCGGCGGTCGAGAGAATGATGTACTCGACCGCTGCTGTCTTTTCCGGACATTGGATCCGTTATTTCTTTAAAAACAACTAGTTAAGACGTTCGTTCGGACAACTGTTCCGTTAATGGGATGTTTTAAAGTGAAAATTTGCAAATAAACTTTAAATAGCGGAACGTATGTCCATTAGAACTTTAAAACTAGCTATTCATAAGAAAATAGCGGAATAGATGTCCGAAATGAAACCATTAATAGTATAAAAGGGGGGATATTGATGACAGTGTATCATTTTATTGCGACTAGTACCCCGATTCTTTCTGATACTTTCAAAGACTATGGGAATACGAAATATATTGATGATTTATCTGCACTAGGTTTTAAAGTCGAATTATCTAAAAAGAAGAGAAAAAAATATTTACCAAAAGTAAATATTCCCGTACATTATTATGAGAATGAAGAAGATAGAGAAAAACAAATCGTTGCCCATGAAGTTGACGAAGACCATGATATTCGAACACAATTTCAACATCCTTTTGTATATTATTTGTCTTGTGAAGACACGAGGGAAGGTTATAATTCTTTATTTCAAGAGTTAGATAGGTTCTTAAGTCATGGTGAGTGGATTGAAATGTATACTTGTCAAGACGGAGCAGAAGAAAAAAGTAGAAAAGACTCATTAAATATTATTGTTAATTTAAGAACATTAACATATAAAAATGATATAGGGACGTACCGATTGAACGAAAAACGCTTATATAACGAGCTTAGTGAACGCTTTGCGTTCAGAGAACGACAATACGTCATTGTAACTAAGTAAATTTACTTATATTTCCTTGGAAAAGTCATAGTTTCTATAAACTATGGCTTTTTTACATGTTTTTTCAATCTACTTTATAGCAAATAAATGGTAATATAGTAATCGAAACAGTGTATTTTGAGATGGAGCTGAATGAATGAAAAAGGGAAAGAAGAAGTGGATTATATGTTGTTTTGTTATCGTTTGTTTCATCGGTATCTTTTTTTACGTGCAAAATAATGCGATTGAAACGACAGAATATACAATTCAATCAAATAATATCCCAACAACGTTCGAGGAATATAAGATTGTGCAATTATCTGATCTCCATAGCAAATGGTTTGGTCAACAGCAAAAAAAGCTAATTAAAGAAGTGGAAAAAAAGAATCCCGATCGGATTGTTTTTACTGGTGACCTTGTTGACTCAAAAAAATATGATGAACAAGCGAGTCTTTCATTAATGGAGCAATTAGTTGCCATTGCACCTGTCTATTTTGTCACTGGAAATCATGAGTGGTGGTCAGGAAAATATAGTAGTCTAGAAGAGCAATTACGTGCGGTCGGTGTTCATGTGTTACGAAATGAGAGCGAAGTAATAGAACGAAACGGAGAAGAAATTGTTCTTATTGGAATTGATGACCCTGCAGCGTTTTCTAGAGAAGAGGAATCGATTGAAAGACTTCAAGAGGTAATGGATAACAGTAAATCTAATGATACCTATACGATTTTATTAGCTCATCGTC
It contains:
- a CDS encoding metallophosphoesterase, coding for MKKGKKKWIICCFVIVCFIGIFFYVQNNAIETTEYTIQSNNIPTTFEEYKIVQLSDLHSKWFGQQQKKLIKEVEKKNPDRIVFTGDLVDSKKYDEQASLSLMEQLVAIAPVYFVTGNHEWWSGKYSSLEEQLRAVGVHVLRNESEVIERNGEEIVLIGIDDPAAFSREEESIERLQEVMDNSKSNDTYTILLAHRPEWFSAYAEYEIDLIFSGHAHGGQVRLPFIGGLVAPNQGFLPTYDAGMFLNNDSTMIVNRGLGNSIIPLRIFNRPEIVVVTLVTKH